The genomic interval AACAGCCTATTTATTTGATTCTTTTTGGTATGTATTATATTATGTTTTAGTAAAATACAAAACCCGATAAAAATCCAACCCTTTCAAAACCATGTCAAAAGGAAGAACGGCACATTAATGTTTCAATACGCTTTTTAGTCAAATTTGGATTATTATTTATAATGGAGAAAAAGTAAATCCAGGAAACAGGTAGATTTATCCTCTTTTGGAGGTATCATTGTTATTGATATCATTTCCTGTATTCCACGGTGTTATAACGGAGGAATTGTTTTCTCTAGAATTTACCTGCGCATTGATGATTGATGTCCCTTCAGATGTTGTTTGCATCAAGTATTCATAGCAAGATTATGAAGTACTATTTATAATTTGACTAACTATAGGATGTCTGACATTTTTATTAGTAAGTGTAATGCTGCGGTATAATGGTAGTAACAGCATTACACTTACCAAGCAGGTATTTCAAGTATAGATACTTGCAGAAGCGATTGCGCATGATAATATATAACGCGTAAACAAAATTGATTTTCATCAATTAAGGCTCCACCAACTCACCATCATCAATATGTATTACGAATGTTAGTAATAGTTAAGATATATTATAATTTCTAACTACAGATTTCTTTGACTACATATTTGATAGCATTCAATTCATTTGTCTTATGTCATGTATCTCATTTAAAAGATAATCCCTTGTTTTGCTTAAACCATTTATTCTCTCCTCAAGATTCTTCTTGGTGGTTTTTAGTCTAGGTATATGTTTCACTAGTGTTAGGGCCGCAATTAAATCATTTTTTGTGAAGGGGTTTTGAATGACATATTTAATCAATTTTATTATTGTTGGCAAATGGTCTTTGTGAGCTTCTATAAGAGAGACCAGGAAGCCTATATGTACGAGTCTAAGATAGTCATTATAGTATTTTTGAATCTCTAATATGGGTCGGTCTAAAATAATAGTTACTTCAATAATTGATTTTTTTTCCGAAAATAATTTTATCGCCTCAGTAGGAATACTTAATTTCTTTTTAACTGAAATATCTTCACCCAGCATCTTTTTATTTACCATTGAGACGAAACTGCAAGATACATGAGCCTCCTTAGTAATTTCCTGCCAATTCTTTCCATCTTCTAATAGCGTCATTACCAATTTTTCTTTTTCATTTTGAGACTTTATAGTCATAAAGCCAATAGTATGAGGTTAGTTTAAAAAGAAATGTTTGCTACCAGAAATTACTGAGTGATACTTTTACTACTTGTGTTGATTTTATGTTGTCAATAATAGACAAATCAACATGTGAATTGATTTTGTCGGCGGCCTCTAGAAATAATAAAGTTTAATGTTTTTAGTCTAATGCCTAATTATTTGATATGATGAATTTCATGAAAAGTCTTTTAATAGTGATACAAACAAAGCTTGAAACATTATGGCTCATACAACAAATAGGTTTCAAAATTATAAATCAAATGTTAAGACAACCACCATCACTACAACCGTTAATGATATGAAAAACAATCATGCTTCATGCAGTGCTACGGACTGTATCTCAATACCTATTTCAAGATGTACACTTTGCTCAGAATATTTTTGTTATATACACGGGCACAAACATATCCACTCTCTAGATAATTTTGAAATCTTAAAATAGTTTTTCACATTCTTCTTTTAGGTATCACTCAAGAACTATTAATCTGGAAAATATTCTTGAATGTTTGCATTTAAAATCTAGCAATAAAGGATTTGCAAATGTAGATGAAACATAATATTTAATCTAATAGGTGAGCAGAAGAATTAAAGTCCAAGCTAGATTTGATAAGAAGAAAAAGCAACTTAGAGCCATTGATGAGAAAAATATATGTTAAATAGCCTCTATGAATAATAAAACCAGTTAATCCCCAAAGGGTAACAAAAGTGTCTATCTCAATTGACAATAAAGACTAGTTTCTTAAAACTTCAACTAATTTGGATAATTTAAAAGGCATTGTAAGAATATCTCCTTCCTTTATCCCTGCGGTCTTTAAGCACTCTTGTGGTAGATTTTCTGTTGGAGTAGTTGAAACTAAAACCAACTTCTGGTTAGGCTTTTCTGAGTGTATCCTCTTTGCAATATCAAGACCCGCTGGATTTAACAAATGTGTATCCAACATGATAACATCATATAGCCTTCCTTCTTTTTCACTCTCTAGAAAGCGGCTTATAGCCTCATTTCCACTGTTGGCTGTCTCTGTGTAAACACCTCGAGAAGATAAATAGGATTTAAACAACAATAGCAATTCATTTTCAGACTCTCCAATCAGAATTTGTTTTTGCTCTAATTCTTTTTTTGGTGACTGCTTCTTTGCCAGCTGCTCATTTTGGAGAAAATGATTAACCGTAGAAACCACCACCATGCATACAATAATTAGGTCAACAATACATAAATAATTGTAATTTCATGATTTTAAGGTATTAAATCATTCGTTTGACAATATAATACAAATAAATCATTTTTTTATATAATAATTATAGTATAACAAAAAGGCTGAGAGAGGAAATCATTTAATTACAAATACACTTCAACAAAGATTAGTGCATTAGGTTAGGTCAATTAAAAAATGATTATTTTGTCTGGTTGGATTATTACATTCATTTCTCAATCGCTGACTCAATTCATGCATAGTGGCTATCAACTTTAGCTACTGAAATCGGCCCAAAACATTGAAATTGTGGTTGTTTGCTAATAATAGTTAAATATTTACTCACTTAACACCATAACAATGCAATCTACATTGTCTATTCTTATAGTAGATGATGAGGTTGAGTTATCCACCCTATTTAAGGAATATTTTGAAGCAAGGGGCATGGACACATTATCATTTTCTAACCCGTTATTAGCATTAGAATATCTTAACGAAAATCATAATAAATTTTCTTTAATAATTACAGATTTAAGAATGCCTGGCATTAATGGGCTGGATTTAGCCAAAAAAATAAGAGAAGTAAATGATTCAATTAAATATTTTTGATGACTGCTTTTGATACAGCTGATTTAGAAAGAACTGAATCATTTAAATCAGCAAAGATTGATAAGATACTTCAAAAACCAATAAAACTTTCTGCTTTAAAAAATATAATTGAAGAAATATTTACTGAGCGATAAGGAAAAGTCCAGTTACGGGAGGGTTTAAAATTAATTGCATAGATAATTGGTCGATTTATTTGAGCTGTATACTCATATGATGATGGTCGACGACTTTTTGTTTTGTTTTTCAGTTAGTATACTATCAAAATCAATTTGGTTATAGATACAAATATGTTTTAAAGCTTCTGGGTATTGTATTAGCAATGATGACTCATACCCTATCAATTCTTTGTACAGCATTTTAAAAAAATAAGAACCCATATCTGATAATATAGAAACATCTTGTTTATTCTTCTTAGCAGCATACTTGACTAACCTTTCTCTAAATTCTGATATAGACACTTTTCCAAAATATTGATTTAAGGAATCAGCAATTATTAAAGAAATATCACTTTCATACTGAAAGTCATCCACATGTATATAACCTAATGATAGATTTTGTCGTACTGCTCCCACCGTTTCGTAAAAGGGATTGAATAGAATTATTTCATTTCTAAAGTCAGTTTGCCTTTTTATATACTGAGTATAAAAATCTCTGAAGGTTTTCAAATCGGGATAAATAAGCAAGCAATGCAAGCCATATTTGGATTCACTTATTTTCTTTATAGCATTTTCAACACCAAGAT from Candidatus Nitrosocosmicus hydrocola carries:
- a CDS encoding response regulator, whose amino-acid sequence is MVVVSTVNHFLQNEQLAKKQSPKKELEQKQILIGESENELLLLFKSYLSSRGVYTETANSGNEAISRFLESEKEGRLYDVIMLDTHLLNPAGLDIAKRIHSEKPNQKLVLVSTTPTENLPQECLKTAGIKEGDILTMPFKLSKLVEVLRN
- a CDS encoding response regulator; this translates as MQSTLSILIVDDEVELSTLFKEYFEARGMDTLSFSNPLLALEYLNENHNKFSLIITDLRMPGINGLDLAKKIREVNDSIKYF